In Stenotrophomonas sp. 610A2, one DNA window encodes the following:
- a CDS encoding ACT domain-containing protein, with protein sequence MQYRLDLVLKPAEGALVRVIGMVERRGFAPSNIAGARNADDAGRWHVQMDIHGTRPPETLCHQLQKVYDCESVQLVAVAGASV encoded by the coding sequence ATGCAATACCGGCTTGACCTGGTGCTGAAGCCTGCCGAAGGCGCGCTGGTGCGCGTGATCGGCATGGTCGAACGGCGCGGCTTCGCCCCCAGCAACATCGCCGGCGCCCGCAATGCCGACGATGCCGGCCGCTGGCACGTGCAGATGGATATCCATGGCACGCGCCCGCCGGAAACCCTGTGCCACCAGTTGCAGAAAGTCTATGACTGCGAATCCGTGCAACTGGTTGCCGTAGCAGGTGCCAGCGTATGA
- the ilvC gene encoding ketol-acid reductoisomerase, with the protein MSTNELPQIKIAVVGYGSQGRAHAMNLRESGFDVVVGLRAGGPTEVKAQADGFTVKSPADAVKDADLVAVLTPDMVQKKLYNDVLAPNMKQGACLLFAHGLNVHFGMIEPRADLDVVLVAPKGPGALVRREYEIGRGVPCIYAVYQDKSGKAEQFALAYAAGLGGARANIIKTTFKEETETDLFGEQAVLCGGASSLVQAGFETLVEAGYQPEIAYYEVLHELKLIVDLFYEGGITRMLEFISETAQYGDFVSGPRVIDASVKARMKDVLTDIQNGTFTKNWEAEYDAGLPNYKKFQQADMEHPIEKVGKELRAKMVWLQGQTA; encoded by the coding sequence ATGAGCACCAACGAACTGCCCCAGATCAAAATCGCCGTCGTCGGTTACGGCAGCCAGGGCCGCGCCCATGCCATGAACCTGCGTGAATCCGGCTTCGACGTGGTTGTCGGCCTGCGCGCCGGCGGCCCCACCGAGGTCAAGGCACAAGCCGATGGCTTCACCGTCAAGAGCCCGGCCGACGCGGTCAAGGACGCCGACCTGGTCGCCGTGCTGACCCCGGACATGGTGCAGAAGAAGCTGTACAACGACGTGCTGGCGCCGAACATGAAGCAGGGCGCCTGCCTGCTGTTCGCGCACGGCCTGAACGTGCATTTCGGCATGATCGAGCCGCGCGCCGACCTGGATGTGGTGCTGGTCGCGCCGAAGGGCCCGGGCGCACTGGTGCGTCGCGAGTATGAAATCGGCCGCGGCGTGCCGTGCATCTACGCGGTCTACCAGGACAAGAGCGGCAAGGCCGAGCAGTTCGCGCTGGCCTATGCGGCTGGCCTGGGTGGCGCCCGCGCCAACATCATCAAGACCACCTTCAAGGAAGAGACCGAAACCGATCTGTTCGGCGAACAGGCCGTGCTGTGCGGTGGCGCTTCCTCGCTGGTCCAGGCCGGCTTCGAAACCCTGGTGGAAGCCGGCTACCAGCCGGAAATCGCCTACTACGAAGTGCTGCACGAACTGAAGCTGATCGTCGACCTGTTCTACGAAGGCGGCATCACCCGCATGCTGGAGTTCATCTCCGAGACCGCCCAGTACGGCGATTTCGTCAGCGGCCCGCGCGTCATCGATGCCTCGGTGAAGGCTCGCATGAAGGACGTGCTGACCGACATCCAGAACGGCACCTTCACCAAGAACTGGGAAGCCGAGTACGACGCCGGCCTGCCGAACTACAAGAAGTTCCAGCAGGCCGACATGGAACACCCGATCGAAAAGGTTGGCAAGGAACTGCGCGCCAAGATGGTTTGGCTGCAAGGTCAGACTGCGTAA
- the ilvG gene encoding acetolactate synthase 2 catalytic subunit has product MNTSTPGAPRNGARWLTQALEAEGVQTLFGYPGGTIMPFYDALVDSSLKHILVRHEQGAALAANGYARASGKVGVCVATSGPGASNLVTGIADAMLDSVPMVCLTGQVATPLLGTDAFQELDVFGMTMPIVKHSWLVRSVDELPQVVAEAFRVAREGRPGPVLIDLPKDVQLGDASHLPDHVPASVDPVPAPSAERLAAAVEMIAAAEKPVVYGGGGIGLADAVGEFRHFVESSGIPTVLTLRGLGALPANHPQYLGMLGMHGTRAANMAVQESDLLIVVGARFDDRATGKLAEFAPFARVIHLDADAYEISKLRAVDIAIPGNVKTGLQALTSIRSSCNNWRARCAANREKFSARYDAPGHDIYAPALLKRLSEVAPPDTVIACDVGQHQMWVAQHCRFNHPRNHLTSGALGTMGFGLPAAMGAQFACPDRTVVLVSGDGSFMMNVQELATIARCRLPVKIVLLDNSSLGMVRQWQELFFAERYSEIDLSDNPDFAALVQVFGIPATRITQRAQVEDALAAMLDTPGPALLHVSIDARANVWPLVPPNNANSTMLDSNPAHAKAAQESSNAIPA; this is encoded by the coding sequence ATGAACACATCCACCCCCGGTGCGCCCCGTAACGGCGCACGCTGGCTGACGCAGGCCCTGGAAGCCGAAGGCGTGCAAACGCTGTTCGGCTACCCGGGCGGCACCATCATGCCGTTCTACGACGCATTGGTGGACTCCAGCCTCAAGCACATCCTGGTACGACACGAGCAGGGCGCGGCGCTTGCCGCCAATGGTTATGCCCGCGCAAGCGGCAAGGTAGGCGTATGCGTGGCCACCTCCGGCCCAGGTGCGTCCAACCTGGTCACCGGCATCGCCGACGCCATGCTCGACTCGGTACCGATGGTGTGCCTGACCGGTCAGGTCGCTACCCCGCTGCTGGGTACCGATGCGTTCCAGGAACTGGATGTGTTCGGCATGACCATGCCGATCGTCAAGCACAGCTGGTTGGTGCGCAGCGTCGATGAGCTGCCGCAGGTGGTTGCCGAAGCCTTCCGTGTCGCCCGCGAAGGGCGGCCCGGTCCGGTGCTGATCGACCTGCCCAAGGACGTGCAACTGGGTGATGCCTCGCACCTGCCCGATCACGTGCCGGCCTCGGTGGACCCGGTACCGGCACCTTCGGCAGAACGCCTGGCTGCTGCGGTCGAGATGATTGCCGCTGCCGAGAAGCCGGTTGTCTATGGCGGTGGCGGTATCGGCTTGGCGGATGCGGTTGGTGAGTTCCGTCACTTCGTCGAAAGCTCGGGCATCCCGACCGTGTTGACCCTGCGCGGGCTGGGTGCCTTGCCGGCCAATCATCCGCAGTATCTGGGCATGCTGGGCATGCACGGCACCCGCGCCGCCAACATGGCGGTGCAGGAGTCGGACCTGTTGATCGTGGTCGGTGCCCGCTTCGATGACCGCGCCACCGGCAAGCTGGCCGAGTTCGCCCCGTTCGCCCGCGTCATCCACCTGGATGCCGATGCCTACGAGATCTCCAAGCTGCGCGCGGTCGACATCGCCATCCCAGGCAACGTCAAGACCGGCCTGCAGGCGTTGACCAGCATCCGCAGCAGCTGCAACAACTGGCGTGCACGTTGCGCCGCCAACCGTGAAAAGTTCTCCGCACGCTACGACGCCCCCGGCCACGACATCTACGCTCCGGCGCTGCTGAAGCGGCTGAGCGAAGTGGCACCGCCGGATACCGTCATCGCCTGCGATGTCGGCCAGCACCAGATGTGGGTGGCGCAGCACTGCCGCTTCAACCACCCGCGCAATCACCTGACCTCCGGCGCACTGGGCACGATGGGCTTCGGCCTGCCGGCGGCGATGGGTGCGCAGTTCGCCTGCCCCGATCGCACCGTGGTGCTGGTCTCCGGTGATGGCAGCTTCATGATGAACGTGCAGGAGCTGGCCACCATTGCCCGCTGTCGCCTGCCGGTGAAGATCGTGCTGCTGGACAACTCCTCGCTGGGCATGGTCCGCCAGTGGCAGGAGCTGTTCTTCGCCGAGCGTTACAGCGAGATCGACCTGTCCGACAACCCGGATTTCGCCGCGCTGGTGCAGGTGTTCGGCATCCCCGCCACCCGCATCACCCAGCGTGCGCAGGTCGAGGATGCACTGGCCGCCATGCTGGATACCCCTGGCCCGGCATTGCTGCACGTGTCCATCGATGCACGCGCCAACGTGTGGCCGCTGGTGCCACCCAACAACGCCAACAGCACCATGCTGGACAGCAACCCAGCCCATGCCAAGGCAGCGCAGGAGAGTTCCAATGCAATACCGGCTTGA
- the leuB gene encoding 3-isopropylmalate dehydrogenase, translating to MQANIVVLPGDGIGPEITAVAVDVLKAIASRFGHSFSFSEHDIGGIAIDNHGEPLPAATLDACSKADAVLLGAVGGPKWSDPNAKVRPEQGLLAIRKALGLYANLRPVRTHPAALNASPIKPELLKDVDFVVVRELTGGIYFGDKTRDADSASDLCRYTVVEIERVLRSAFRLAQQRRGKLTSVDKANVLETSRLWRDIAARIGREEFPDVELEHQLVDSMAMHLIAKPRVYDVIVTENMFGDILTDEASMLAGSLGLLPSASLGEQGKVGIYEPIHGSAPDIAGKGIANPYATILSAAMLLRHSLGLEAEAAAIEQAVTSALDGGHFTADLAAQGQALSTQQAGQAVLAQLN from the coding sequence ATGCAAGCCAACATCGTCGTACTGCCGGGTGACGGCATCGGTCCTGAAATCACTGCCGTCGCCGTCGACGTGCTCAAGGCCATCGCAAGCCGGTTCGGCCACAGCTTCAGCTTCAGCGAACACGACATCGGCGGCATCGCCATCGACAATCACGGCGAGCCGCTACCCGCAGCCACGCTGGACGCCTGCAGCAAGGCCGATGCGGTCCTGCTCGGCGCCGTCGGTGGCCCCAAGTGGTCCGACCCGAACGCCAAAGTGCGCCCGGAACAAGGCCTGCTGGCGATCCGCAAGGCACTGGGCCTGTACGCCAACCTGCGCCCGGTGCGCACCCATCCGGCCGCGCTCAACGCCTCGCCGATCAAGCCCGAGCTGCTCAAGGACGTGGACTTCGTGGTGGTGCGCGAGCTGACCGGCGGCATCTACTTCGGCGACAAGACCCGCGATGCCGACAGCGCCAGCGACCTGTGTCGCTACACCGTGGTCGAGATCGAGCGCGTGCTGCGCAGCGCCTTCCGCCTGGCACAGCAGCGCCGCGGCAAACTGACCTCGGTGGACAAGGCCAATGTGCTGGAAACCTCGCGCCTGTGGCGTGACATCGCCGCACGTATCGGCCGCGAGGAATTCCCGGACGTGGAACTGGAACACCAGCTGGTCGATTCCATGGCCATGCACCTGATCGCCAAGCCGCGCGTCTACGATGTGATCGTCACCGAGAACATGTTCGGCGACATCCTCACCGACGAAGCCTCGATGCTGGCCGGTTCGCTGGGCCTGCTGCCGTCGGCCTCGCTGGGTGAACAGGGCAAGGTCGGCATCTACGAACCCATCCACGGCTCGGCACCGGACATCGCCGGCAAGGGCATCGCCAATCCTTACGCCACCATCTTGAGCGCAGCGATGCTGCTGCGGCACTCACTGGGATTGGAAGCGGAAGCTGCAGCCATCGAACAGGCGGTGACATCCGCACTCGATGGAGGTCACTTCACTGCCGACCTCGCAGCACAAGGACAGGCACTCAGCACCCAGCAAGCCGGCCAGGCCGTGCTTGCGCAGTTGAACTGA
- the leuD gene encoding 3-isopropylmalate dehydratase small subunit has protein sequence MAALTTITSRSVVLRQTNIDTDQIIPARFLSTTERAGLGKNAFNDWRWQADGSPNAEFAFNQPHNQGRAILLAGRNFGCGSSREHAPWALTDLGLQAIVSSEIADIFRNNSLKNGLLPIVLDEADVQALMQNPDDELTVDVAARELRTSSGKAYSFPLDGFSQTCLLEGVDQLGWLLGRVDEIERYEAARAA, from the coding sequence ATGGCCGCACTGACCACAATCACCTCGCGCAGCGTGGTGCTGCGCCAGACCAATATCGACACCGACCAGATAATTCCGGCGCGCTTCCTGTCCACCACCGAGCGTGCCGGCCTGGGCAAGAACGCCTTCAATGACTGGCGCTGGCAGGCTGATGGTTCGCCGAATGCCGAATTCGCCTTCAACCAGCCGCATAACCAAGGCCGCGCCATCCTGTTGGCCGGACGCAATTTCGGCTGTGGCTCCTCGCGCGAACATGCGCCGTGGGCGCTGACCGATCTGGGCCTGCAGGCAATCGTCAGCAGCGAGATCGCCGACATCTTCCGCAACAACTCGCTGAAGAACGGCCTGCTGCCGATCGTGCTCGACGAAGCCGATGTGCAGGCGCTGATGCAGAACCCGGATGACGAACTGACCGTGGATGTGGCAGCGCGCGAGCTGCGCACCTCCAGCGGCAAGGCCTACAGCTTCCCGCTGGATGGCTTCTCGCAGACCTGCCTGCTGGAAGGTGTGGATCAGCTGGGTTGGCTGCTGGGGCGGGTGGATGAGATCGAGCGGTATGAGGCGGCTCGCGCGGCCTGA
- a CDS encoding threonine dehydratase codes for MPDRGRAVAVATPADALNVSVADVLAAQARLRRFLPPTPLHYAERFGTWLKLENLQRTGSYKVRGALNAMLAALERGDERPIICASAGNHAQGVAWASHRLGVQAITVMPHGAPATKIAGVQHWGATVRQHGNSYDDAYAFARELAEQNGYRFLSAFDDPDVIAGQGTLGIELAPHAPDVVIVPIGGGGLASGVALALKSQGVRIIGAQVEGVDSMARAIKGDVREVDPVPTLADGVKVKIPGFLTRRLCASLLDDVVIVREAELRETLVRLALEEHVIAEGAGALALAAGRRVSGKRKCAVVSGGNIDATVLSTLLSEVRPSPPRKPRRRNAERLRSRVVASTQRSSRSESPQISVTAAVEETLW; via the coding sequence ATGCCTGATCGTGGCCGCGCCGTCGCAGTTGCAACACCCGCTGACGCCCTGAACGTCAGCGTTGCCGACGTATTGGCCGCGCAGGCACGCCTGCGCCGTTTCCTGCCGCCTACCCCGCTGCACTACGCCGAGCGTTTCGGCACCTGGCTCAAGCTCGAAAACCTGCAGCGCACCGGCTCTTACAAGGTGCGTGGCGCCTTGAACGCAATGCTGGCCGCACTGGAGCGCGGCGACGAACGCCCGATTATCTGCGCCTCGGCCGGCAACCACGCCCAAGGCGTGGCCTGGGCCTCGCATCGGCTGGGCGTGCAGGCCATCACGGTGATGCCGCATGGCGCACCGGCCACCAAGATCGCCGGCGTCCAGCATTGGGGCGCGACCGTGCGCCAGCATGGCAACAGCTACGACGATGCCTATGCGTTCGCCCGCGAGCTGGCCGAGCAGAACGGCTACCGTTTCCTGTCCGCCTTCGACGACCCCGACGTGATCGCCGGCCAGGGCACGCTGGGCATCGAGTTGGCCCCGCATGCACCGGACGTGGTGATCGTGCCGATCGGCGGCGGCGGCCTGGCCTCGGGCGTCGCCCTGGCCCTGAAATCGCAGGGCGTCCGCATCATCGGCGCGCAGGTTGAAGGCGTGGACTCGATGGCACGCGCGATCAAGGGCGATGTACGCGAAGTTGATCCGGTGCCGACCCTCGCCGATGGCGTCAAGGTCAAGATTCCAGGCTTCCTCACCCGCCGCCTGTGCGCCAGCCTGCTCGACGATGTGGTCATCGTGCGCGAAGCCGAGCTGCGCGAAACCCTGGTGCGACTGGCACTGGAAGAACACGTCATCGCCGAAGGTGCAGGTGCACTGGCGTTGGCCGCAGGCCGCCGCGTCTCCGGCAAGCGCAAATGTGCGGTGGTATCCGGCGGCAACATCGATGCCACGGTATTGTCGACCTTGTTGTCTGAAGTACGCCCCAGCCCACCACGCAAACCTCGACGGCGTAACGCCGAACGACTTAGAAGCCGTGTCGTTGCATCCACACAGCGCAGTTCCAGATCCGAATCCCCCCAAATTTCCGTTACCGCCGCAGTCGAGGAGACCCTCTGGTGA
- a CDS encoding 2-isopropylmalate synthase: MNTPANNTPRITIFDTTLRDGEQSPGCSMTPPQKLVMARALAELGVDVIETGFPASSQSDREAMALIGREVRQPVLAVLSRCLAGDIETSIKALEAAARPRLHLFLSTSPLHREHKLRISKEQVLESVHKHVSMARGYLDDVEFSAEDATRTELEFLTEVTQVAIAAGARTINLPDTVGFTTPEEIRAMFQHVIANAAGADKVVFSTHCHNDLGLAVANSLAAIEGGARQVEGSINGIGERAGNCALEEIAMVLKVRNAFYNNFDTGFDTRRIVPTSQLLQRLVGMPVQRNKAIVGANAFAHESGIHQHGMLRNRNTYEIMRPEDVGWESSQMVLGRHSGRAAVEARLRALGYWLEEEELKLIFEQFKALCEQQRVVTDADLQTLMQGTSSSDGYRLASMTISDVGSRANALVELSDPEGNRVAETAQGDGPVDALFSALSAATGVQLTLDSYHVHSVGIGADARGEANLSVRHEGEILEGTGTSRDIIEASALAWLDVTNRLLRQRESSTTEEAVSA; the protein is encoded by the coding sequence GTGAATACTCCAGCCAACAATACCCCGCGAATTACCATCTTCGACACGACCCTGCGCGACGGTGAGCAATCACCCGGCTGCAGCATGACGCCACCACAGAAGCTGGTGATGGCAAGGGCGCTGGCGGAACTGGGCGTGGACGTGATCGAAACCGGTTTCCCCGCAAGTTCGCAGTCCGACCGCGAAGCCATGGCCTTGATCGGCCGCGAGGTACGACAGCCGGTCCTGGCAGTGCTGTCGCGCTGCCTGGCCGGCGATATCGAAACCTCCATCAAGGCTCTGGAAGCCGCAGCGCGCCCGCGCCTGCACCTGTTCCTGTCCACCAGTCCGCTGCACCGCGAGCACAAGCTGCGCATCAGCAAGGAACAGGTGCTGGAATCGGTGCACAAGCATGTGAGCATGGCGCGCGGCTACCTGGACGACGTCGAGTTCTCCGCCGAGGACGCCACCCGCACCGAACTGGAATTCCTGACCGAAGTCACCCAGGTCGCGATCGCTGCCGGCGCGCGCACCATCAACCTGCCCGATACCGTTGGCTTCACCACGCCGGAGGAAATCCGCGCGATGTTCCAGCACGTGATCGCCAATGCGGCCGGCGCTGACAAGGTGGTGTTCAGTACCCACTGCCACAACGACCTGGGCCTGGCCGTGGCCAATTCGCTGGCCGCCATCGAAGGCGGCGCACGCCAGGTGGAAGGTTCGATCAACGGCATCGGCGAGCGCGCCGGCAACTGCGCGCTGGAAGAGATCGCGATGGTGCTGAAGGTCCGCAACGCCTTCTACAACAACTTCGACACCGGTTTCGATACCCGCCGCATCGTGCCCACCTCGCAGCTGCTGCAGCGTCTGGTCGGCATGCCGGTCCAGCGCAACAAGGCCATTGTCGGCGCCAATGCCTTCGCGCACGAATCCGGCATCCACCAGCACGGCATGCTGCGCAATCGCAATACCTACGAAATCATGCGTCCGGAAGACGTGGGCTGGGAGTCCTCGCAGATGGTGCTGGGCCGCCACAGCGGCCGCGCCGCGGTCGAGGCACGCCTGCGTGCACTGGGCTACTGGCTGGAAGAGGAAGAACTGAAGCTGATCTTCGAACAGTTCAAGGCACTGTGCGAACAGCAGCGCGTGGTCACCGATGCCGACCTGCAGACCTTGATGCAGGGCACCTCCAGCAGCGACGGCTACCGCCTGGCCTCGATGACCATCAGCGACGTCGGCAGCCGCGCCAATGCGCTGGTCGAGCTGTCCGATCCGGAAGGCAACCGCGTGGCTGAAACCGCGCAGGGCGACGGTCCGGTTGATGCCCTGTTCTCGGCGCTGTCGGCCGCCACCGGCGTGCAGCTGACCCTGGACAGCTACCACGTGCACAGCGTCGGCATCGGTGCCGATGCGCGCGGCGAAGCCAACCTGAGCGTGCGTCACGAAGGTGAGATCCTCGAAGGCACCGGCACCAGCCGTGACATCATCGAAGCCAGCGCGCTTGCGTGGCTGGATGTCACCAACCGCCTGCTGCGCCAGCGTGAAAGCAGCACCACCGAGGAAGCCGTCAGCGCCTGA
- the leuC gene encoding 3-isopropylmalate dehydratase large subunit, producing MSSAPKTLYDKLWDAHVVVPESDNAPAVLYIDLHLIHEVTSPQAFTELRERGLKPRRTDRTKATMDHSTPTLPAGPDGKLPYASKASEAQVETLAKNCAEYGIELFDLSSANRGIVHVIAPEQGFTQPGMTIVCGDSHTSTHGAFGSLAFGIGTSEVGHVLATQCLLQRKARTMAITVDGELAPGVGAKDVVLHIIGVIGVNGGTGHVLEFRGSAIRAMDMEQRMTLCNMSIEAGARAGMVAPDQVTFDWVANTPRGPKGADFDKAVAYWSSLNSDEGARFDVEVQIDAADIRPTLTWGTHPGTAIAVDAPIPAANDAAAQKGLDYMKFEAGHSLIGTPVDVVFVGSCTNGRLSDMREVAQVLRGRHVADGVRMLVVPGSEIVKRDAEAEGIHEVVRAAGAEWREPGCSMCIAMNGDLVAPGQLAVSTSNRNFEGRQGPGSRTLLASPMSAAWAAVNGRVADTRDLFAKEVA from the coding sequence ATGAGCTCCGCACCCAAAACCCTGTACGACAAACTGTGGGACGCTCACGTTGTCGTCCCCGAATCCGACAACGCGCCGGCCGTGCTGTACATCGACCTGCACCTGATCCATGAAGTGACCTCACCACAGGCCTTCACCGAGCTGCGCGAGCGCGGCCTGAAGCCACGCCGCACCGACCGCACCAAGGCGACGATGGATCACTCCACGCCGACCCTGCCGGCCGGCCCGGACGGCAAGCTGCCGTACGCCAGCAAAGCCTCCGAAGCGCAGGTCGAAACCCTCGCCAAGAACTGCGCCGAGTACGGCATCGAGCTGTTCGACCTGTCCTCGGCTAACCGCGGCATCGTCCACGTCATCGCCCCCGAGCAGGGTTTCACCCAGCCGGGCATGACCATCGTCTGCGGTGACAGCCACACCTCCACGCATGGCGCATTCGGTTCGCTGGCCTTCGGCATCGGCACCAGCGAAGTCGGCCACGTGCTGGCCACGCAGTGCCTGTTGCAGCGCAAGGCCAGGACCATGGCAATCACCGTCGATGGCGAACTGGCACCAGGCGTCGGCGCCAAGGACGTGGTGCTGCACATCATCGGCGTGATCGGCGTCAACGGTGGCACCGGCCATGTGCTGGAGTTCCGTGGCTCGGCGATCCGCGCGATGGACATGGAACAGCGCATGACCCTGTGCAACATGTCGATCGAGGCCGGTGCCCGCGCCGGCATGGTGGCACCGGACCAGGTCACCTTCGACTGGGTCGCCAACACCCCGCGCGGCCCCAAGGGCGCTGATTTCGACAAGGCCGTGGCGTACTGGTCCTCGTTGAACAGCGACGAAGGCGCGCGCTTCGACGTCGAAGTGCAGATCGATGCCGCCGACATCCGCCCGACCCTGACCTGGGGCACGCACCCGGGCACTGCGATTGCGGTTGATGCGCCGATCCCGGCTGCCAACGATGCCGCTGCGCAGAAGGGCCTGGACTACATGAAGTTCGAAGCCGGCCACAGCTTGATCGGTACTCCGGTCGACGTGGTGTTCGTCGGTTCCTGCACCAATGGCCGCCTGAGCGACATGCGCGAAGTGGCGCAGGTACTGCGCGGCCGCCACGTCGCCGATGGCGTGCGCATGCTGGTGGTGCCGGGCTCGGAGATCGTCAAGCGCGATGCCGAGGCCGAAGGCATCCACGAGGTCGTGCGTGCCGCCGGCGCCGAATGGCGCGAGCCGGGCTGCTCGATGTGCATCGCCATGAACGGCGACCTGGTTGCTCCCGGCCAGTTGGCGGTCAGCACCAGCAACCGAAATTTCGAAGGCCGCCAGGGCCCGGGCTCACGCACTTTGCTGGCCTCGCCGATGAGCGCGGCATGGGCAGCGGTGAATGGCCGCGTTGCCGATACCCGCGACCTGTTTGCCAAGGAGGTGGCGTGA
- a CDS encoding type II secretion system protein, protein MNARSFAAASATGRQRGFSLLELALVLVILGVIGVILVRWYGSVQQQKQQTHTRSLLQRADDAVLGFAATHHRLPCPASDEQGLEDCAAAASGRLPWKSLGLPDARGGQLAYGVLRYANTAAPQLDADLARLQDRNRPLQMLTGDVATTVALGNINGLDLCHGLRVAMRLPLNTNYLHSMDEAAGAQRGRNVAYAIATRLPGSSTSTASGNPNAFLSPRHSNDADYLNQVRITGADQLWARLQCSESVASVTYSHFNVAAAAKMDAKAMLDLQEQLRILEKLAKVNSDFATASVLEGTAGATGAAAGIAGALADLAKAAANPELKSPEIFTGNTKLGLSIAATAAAAAVAIKAGVLKASTEKARNRSEDLYRRIRDPDTGLTQRSSKLSQDLYGRAVQADGRGMQP, encoded by the coding sequence ATGAACGCACGATCCTTTGCAGCGGCTTCCGCCACCGGGCGACAGCGCGGCTTCTCCCTGCTCGAGCTGGCCTTGGTACTTGTGATACTTGGTGTCATCGGCGTCATCCTGGTGCGCTGGTATGGCAGCGTGCAGCAACAGAAGCAGCAGACCCACACGCGCAGCCTGCTACAGCGCGCCGACGATGCCGTGCTTGGCTTCGCCGCCACGCATCATCGGCTGCCCTGCCCGGCCAGCGACGAACAGGGACTGGAAGATTGCGCTGCTGCAGCCAGCGGTCGACTGCCGTGGAAGTCGTTGGGCCTGCCGGACGCGCGTGGTGGGCAGCTGGCATATGGCGTGCTGCGTTACGCCAACACGGCGGCACCGCAGCTGGATGCCGATCTGGCCCGCCTGCAGGATCGCAATCGTCCATTGCAGATGCTGACCGGCGATGTCGCCACCACCGTTGCGCTGGGCAACATCAATGGGCTGGATCTCTGCCACGGCCTGCGTGTGGCGATGCGGCTTCCGCTGAACACCAATTACCTGCACAGCATGGACGAAGCGGCAGGCGCCCAGCGCGGCCGCAATGTCGCCTATGCCATCGCCACCCGCCTGCCCGGCAGCAGCACCAGTACTGCCAGTGGCAACCCGAATGCCTTCCTGTCGCCTCGCCACAGCAACGATGCCGACTACCTCAACCAGGTCCGCATCACCGGTGCCGATCAACTATGGGCGCGGCTGCAATGCTCCGAGTCTGTGGCTTCGGTGACCTATAGCCACTTCAACGTGGCAGCGGCGGCAAAGATGGACGCCAAGGCGATGCTCGACCTGCAGGAACAGCTGCGCATTCTTGAGAAGCTGGCCAAGGTGAACTCCGACTTCGCCACCGCCTCGGTACTGGAAGGCACCGCCGGTGCCACCGGTGCCGCTGCCGGCATTGCCGGCGCGCTGGCCGATCTGGCCAAGGCCGCAGCCAACCCGGAGCTGAAATCCCCGGAGATCTTCACCGGCAACACCAAACTCGGCCTGTCCATCGCCGCCACTGCCGCGGCGGCGGCCGTGGCGATCAAGGCCGGCGTGCTGAAGGCGTCTACCGAGAAGGCGCGCAACCGCTCCGAGGACCTGTACCGGCGCATCCGCGATCCGGACACCGGGCTGACCCAGCGTTCAAGCAAGCTCTCGCAGGATCTGTACGGGCGTGCGGTGCAGGCCGACGGGCGCGGCATGCAGCCTTGA
- a CDS encoding AfsR/SARP family transcriptional regulator produces the protein MTGLVQLMGQAEGLPAPLIYRKGWALLGYLAMESNRMHSRAALAALLWPTLGETSALTNLRQVLSNLNRFCVMALGADILRIERSAVGLMRGSEPLFDVDLLRLAPCQSVYLLAEQRVFLEGMEDIADSNFQAWLETTRQMLEAQLMGAAERCCDEMLESSRWESAVQLASALSQRDPWNEAHARRVMRAHAGTGMRAAALKVYQRFESVLRQELGLDPGKETRQLLEQIGGMARNAGRPTLAAL, from the coding sequence ATGACTGGATTGGTCCAGTTGATGGGGCAGGCTGAGGGCTTGCCGGCACCGCTTATCTATAGAAAGGGCTGGGCATTGCTGGGCTACCTGGCGATGGAGTCGAACCGGATGCACTCGCGGGCAGCGCTGGCGGCGCTGCTGTGGCCAACGCTGGGTGAGACCAGCGCGCTGACCAACCTGCGACAGGTGCTGAGCAACCTCAACCGCTTCTGCGTGATGGCGCTGGGTGCTGACATCCTGCGCATCGAGCGCTCGGCGGTGGGCCTGATGCGCGGCAGCGAGCCCTTGTTCGACGTCGACCTGCTGCGGCTGGCGCCGTGCCAGTCGGTCTATCTCCTGGCCGAGCAGCGGGTGTTCCTGGAAGGGATGGAGGACATTGCCGACTCCAACTTCCAGGCGTGGCTGGAAACCACCCGGCAGATGCTCGAGGCCCAGCTGATGGGCGCGGCCGAGCGTTGCTGCGATGAGATGCTGGAATCCTCACGCTGGGAATCGGCAGTGCAGCTGGCCAGCGCCTTGAGCCAACGTGACCCCTGGAACGAAGCGCACGCGCGGCGGGTGATGCGCGCCCATGCCGGGACCGGCATGCGAGCGGCAGCGCTGAAGGTGTACCAACGCTTCGAGTCGGTGCTGCGGCAGGAGCTGGGACTGGATCCGGGCAAGGAGACACGCCAGCTGCTGGAGCAGATCGGTGGCATGGCAAGGAATGCAGGTCGCCCCACGCTTGCAGCGCTGTGA